One window from the genome of Rhodopirellula halodulae encodes:
- a CDS encoding DUF2293 domain-containing protein — MADRSTETLTGSPGPSERTVRLPSGEVCEVPPGWELLPPGDAGVTRRVKAAGPTWTVKEKKGRREFSRGVWADANQIAKAKSSMQATRSTAGYAKKQAAAKKRRDEKQSEYVEDFSQAVMNFLKFDERYQSVAKLFAKAVTEHATPVGSGTVARTERIPIERRAASAVIAWMRHQTTAYDHMKIERVKGRRREVRRELAAESRKLLLKYREGKEDAMVGCPLAKALRK; from the coding sequence ATGGCGGATCGATCGACTGAGACATTGACGGGTTCGCCGGGCCCATCGGAACGCACCGTGCGGTTGCCATCGGGAGAAGTCTGCGAGGTGCCGCCGGGTTGGGAGTTGTTGCCACCGGGCGATGCGGGCGTGACTCGACGCGTCAAAGCGGCAGGTCCCACGTGGACGGTCAAAGAAAAGAAAGGGCGTCGAGAATTTTCACGCGGTGTGTGGGCGGACGCGAATCAGATCGCCAAGGCAAAGTCCTCGATGCAGGCGACTCGTTCCACAGCGGGCTATGCGAAAAAGCAGGCGGCTGCCAAGAAACGTCGCGATGAAAAACAATCGGAGTATGTCGAAGACTTCTCGCAAGCCGTGATGAACTTTCTGAAGTTCGACGAACGGTATCAATCCGTCGCCAAACTGTTCGCTAAGGCTGTCACGGAACATGCAACGCCAGTCGGAAGCGGTACGGTGGCACGAACGGAGCGAATTCCGATTGAACGCCGAGCGGCATCTGCCGTGATCGCATGGATGCGTCACCAAACCACCGCCTACGATCACATGAAGATTGAACGCGTGAAAGGGCGACGACGTGAAGTGCGACGCGAACTTGCCGCTGAATCTCGAAAGTTGTTGCTGAAATATCGCGAGGGGAAAGAGGACGCAATGGTGGGGTGCCCACTGGCCAAAGCGTTGCGGAAATGA
- a CDS encoding sulfatase: MLHPSASTTWTRIPGNLALLAIFFASTCAIRANPIHCAAADTTPSASRPNVLLFLVDDLGWADLSCYGSTFHETPNIDALAQSGTQFSNAYAACPVCSPTRASIITGRHPVRVGITDWLPGMDATRVKDRRFEHVDDRENLALEETTLAEVLRAEAGYQTFFLGKWHLGGEGFLPTDQGFDVNIGGGHKGSPPGGYYSPWKNPYLQAKHDGEYLTTRLTDEAVSLVESASEKQRPFFMMMSYYNVHSPITADKRTIDHYEQKRSGNNELSGDTPTIEERDAVTRGRQDNPDYASMVAAVDTSVGRILKSLKDQGVADNTLVIFFSDNGGLSTLRRMGPTCNTPLRAGKGWLYEGGIREPLLIRLPRSFTSNKEQPPKIDSVACSTDLFPTVLEVVGLPLQPELHADGSSLLGQLQGQAASDRDLFWHYPHYHGSLWRPGAAMRSGNYKLIEFYETDSAELYDLSIDIGETHNLAKSQPERFREMRDALRQWQHRMGATMPTPRSSSSN; this comes from the coding sequence ATGTTGCATCCTTCCGCTTCCACAACATGGACTCGAATTCCGGGCAACCTCGCGCTGCTGGCGATCTTCTTCGCGTCTACCTGTGCGATCCGCGCCAATCCGATCCACTGCGCGGCTGCTGACACGACGCCATCTGCTTCCCGACCCAACGTGCTGTTGTTTCTGGTGGACGATTTGGGCTGGGCGGATCTCAGCTGTTACGGCAGCACTTTTCACGAGACCCCCAACATCGACGCGTTGGCTCAATCGGGTACTCAGTTCAGCAACGCCTACGCCGCGTGCCCCGTGTGCTCGCCGACTCGAGCCAGCATCATCACCGGTCGTCATCCGGTTCGAGTGGGCATCACTGACTGGCTTCCCGGAATGGACGCCACGCGTGTGAAGGACCGACGTTTTGAACATGTTGACGACCGCGAAAACTTGGCGTTGGAAGAAACCACGCTGGCCGAGGTACTCCGAGCGGAAGCTGGCTATCAAACGTTCTTTCTAGGCAAATGGCATCTGGGCGGCGAAGGATTCCTACCGACCGACCAAGGTTTTGATGTGAACATCGGCGGCGGCCACAAAGGTTCCCCTCCCGGCGGTTACTACTCGCCTTGGAAGAACCCATACTTGCAAGCCAAACACGATGGCGAATACCTCACGACGCGTTTAACGGACGAGGCGGTTTCATTGGTGGAATCCGCCAGCGAGAAACAACGTCCGTTTTTCATGATGATGAGCTACTACAACGTGCACTCACCGATCACCGCGGACAAACGCACGATCGATCACTACGAACAAAAACGCTCCGGGAACAACGAGCTCAGCGGCGACACGCCGACGATCGAGGAACGCGATGCCGTCACTCGTGGTCGACAAGACAATCCGGATTACGCATCGATGGTCGCGGCGGTCGACACCAGTGTTGGCCGGATTCTGAAATCACTGAAAGACCAAGGCGTCGCTGACAACACGCTGGTGATTTTCTTTTCAGACAATGGCGGGCTCTCGACGCTGCGGCGCATGGGCCCCACGTGCAACACGCCGCTGCGAGCCGGCAAAGGTTGGCTTTATGAAGGTGGAATTCGCGAACCGCTGCTGATTCGATTGCCTCGATCGTTCACGTCGAACAAAGAACAACCTCCAAAAATTGACTCGGTCGCGTGCAGCACCGACCTGTTTCCAACGGTCCTTGAAGTGGTGGGTTTGCCTTTACAACCAGAACTGCACGCCGACGGGTCCAGCTTGCTTGGCCAACTTCAGGGTCAGGCGGCGTCTGATCGCGACCTATTTTGGCACTACCCACACTACCATGGCTCGCTGTGGCGTCCCGGTGCAGCGATGCGAAGTGGCAACTACAAATTGATCGAGTTCTACGAAACCGACTCCGCCGAACTGTATGATCTGTCGATCGACATTGGCGAGACCCACAATCTTGCCAAATCACAACCGGAACGTTTTCGCGAAATGCGAGACGCTCTTCGTCAGTGGCAACACCGGATGGGTGCCACCATGCCAACTCCCCGTTCCTCTTCTTCCAACTGA
- a CDS encoding AAA family ATPase, which produces MSTTVDEMRADAEKFRQRYVAIREMIGRVIVGHDDIVGGVLTSMLCGGHCLLEGVPGLGKTMLVRTLAEVLDLNFNRIQFTPDLMPADILGTNMVVEDESGRRKFEFQQGPVFTQILLADEINRATPKTQSAMLETMQEGTVTAGGHRYTLDKPFFVLATQNPIEQEGTYPLPEAQMDRFLFKLVVGYSNRDELATIVDRTTRGERPTVEKVMDGEEIQRWQGLVREVILAPHIQDYLVRLTMATHPDGPYSVPITNEYVRWGSSPRGAQTLALTSKVQALLDGRFNVSFEDIRRMFLPAMRHRVLLNFEAQAEGIDTDRVLLEILEKVPEKGD; this is translated from the coding sequence ATGAGCACCACCGTCGACGAGATGCGAGCCGACGCGGAAAAATTTCGCCAACGTTACGTCGCCATTCGCGAAATGATCGGTCGCGTGATTGTCGGTCACGATGACATCGTCGGCGGCGTTCTGACGTCGATGCTGTGCGGTGGGCACTGCTTGTTGGAAGGTGTTCCCGGTCTGGGAAAGACCATGTTGGTCCGCACCCTGGCCGAAGTGCTGGATCTGAACTTCAACCGAATCCAGTTCACTCCCGATTTGATGCCGGCCGACATTTTGGGAACCAACATGGTGGTGGAGGACGAGTCGGGCCGTCGCAAGTTCGAATTCCAACAAGGCCCGGTCTTCACCCAGATTCTGTTGGCCGATGAGATCAACCGGGCCACTCCCAAAACTCAATCGGCCATGTTGGAAACGATGCAAGAAGGCACCGTGACCGCCGGTGGGCATCGATACACGTTAGACAAACCGTTTTTCGTGTTGGCAACGCAAAACCCAATTGAGCAAGAAGGCACGTACCCGTTGCCGGAAGCTCAGATGGACCGTTTCCTTTTCAAGTTGGTGGTCGGTTACAGCAACCGCGACGAACTCGCCACCATCGTTGACCGCACGACTCGGGGTGAACGCCCCACGGTCGAAAAAGTGATGGACGGGGAAGAGATTCAGCGTTGGCAAGGCCTGGTTCGCGAAGTCATTCTGGCTCCGCACATTCAAGATTACTTGGTGCGACTCACAATGGCGACGCATCCCGATGGCCCCTACAGCGTTCCCATCACCAATGAATACGTGCGTTGGGGCAGCAGTCCACGGGGAGCCCAAACCTTGGCGTTGACTTCCAAGGTTCAAGCCTTGCTGGATGGTCGCTTCAATGTTTCCTTCGAGGACATTCGCCGAATGTTCTTGCCCGCCATGCGACACCGCGTGCTGCTGAACTTCGAAGCTCAGGCCGAGGGAATCGACACCGACCGCGTTTTGCTCGAGATTCTTGAGAAGGTTCCGGAAAAGGGCGATTGA
- a CDS encoding zinc ribbon domain-containing protein — translation MASSTIKFNGPLLRTLHNLLQQRTDLEGQLRRGPIQIKAVQAIVDEAQANVAAAEETLKKTRMTADEKQLQLQSREAHVKNLQGKLNTAASNKEFALLKDQIAADEQANSVQSDEILEVLERIDSCEIDVTVAKQQLTKAEQDQAKRVEQIESRLEQVRADLDRITEQLKQQEGDIPAAARADYRRLVDARGDEALAPIEQDSCGGCYQTLTTQVMSQVMLSTLTHCPNCNAILYQA, via the coding sequence ATGGCATCTTCCACAATCAAATTCAACGGCCCCTTGCTGCGGACACTGCACAACCTGTTGCAGCAACGCACGGATTTGGAGGGACAGCTTCGTCGCGGCCCGATCCAAATCAAAGCGGTCCAAGCGATCGTGGACGAGGCACAGGCCAATGTGGCGGCGGCTGAGGAAACCCTGAAGAAAACGCGAATGACCGCGGATGAGAAACAACTTCAGCTGCAATCCCGCGAGGCCCATGTCAAGAACTTGCAAGGCAAACTGAACACCGCCGCATCCAACAAAGAATTCGCCTTGCTGAAGGATCAGATTGCTGCCGACGAGCAAGCCAACAGCGTTCAAAGCGACGAAATTCTTGAAGTCCTTGAACGCATCGATTCGTGCGAAATCGATGTCACCGTCGCGAAACAGCAGCTCACCAAAGCGGAGCAAGACCAAGCCAAACGAGTCGAACAAATCGAATCTCGGCTGGAACAGGTTCGCGCGGACCTCGATCGAATCACCGAGCAACTCAAACAGCAGGAAGGCGATATCCCGGCGGCTGCACGGGCCGATTACCGCCGTTTGGTCGACGCTCGCGGTGACGAAGCCTTGGCTCCGATCGAGCAGGATTCGTGTGGTGGTTGTTACCAAACGCTGACCACCCAAGTGATGAGCCAGGTGATGCTGTCCACATTAACGCATTGCCCGAACTGCAATGCGATCCTGTACCAAGCCTGA
- a CDS encoding purine-nucleoside phosphorylase, producing the protein MLDLYDKIEEACTEIRRHTRDTPRVGIILGTGLGGLVEEIEVEAALDYSQVPHFLESTATSHAGRLIIGRLAGVPVLAMEGRFHFYEGYDLKDITLPVRVFKAMGVDLLVVSNACGGLNPQYNNGDIMVIEDQINLMGGNPLIGINDDRLGPRFPDMCEPYDQTWIDRTLAIARRNEIYPHKGVFVAVAGPCLETRAEYRYLRMIGADVVGMSTVPETIVAVHAGLKVVGLSVITDMCLPDALKPVDVAEIIATANEAEPKLRTIVRGIVQECGEVRIA; encoded by the coding sequence ATGCTCGATCTGTACGACAAAATTGAAGAAGCCTGCACAGAAATCCGTCGTCATACACGCGACACGCCTCGCGTGGGAATCATTTTGGGCACCGGATTGGGCGGGTTGGTCGAGGAGATCGAAGTCGAAGCCGCATTGGACTATTCGCAGGTGCCTCACTTTTTGGAGTCAACCGCGACCAGTCACGCCGGCCGATTGATCATCGGACGTTTGGCCGGCGTTCCAGTTCTGGCGATGGAGGGACGCTTTCACTTTTATGAAGGTTACGACCTGAAAGACATCACGTTGCCCGTTCGCGTGTTCAAGGCGATGGGAGTCGACTTGCTCGTCGTTAGCAACGCGTGTGGAGGTTTGAATCCTCAATACAACAACGGCGACATCATGGTGATCGAAGACCAGATCAATCTGATGGGCGGGAACCCGTTGATCGGGATCAACGATGATCGATTGGGGCCTCGTTTCCCCGATATGTGCGAGCCGTATGATCAGACTTGGATCGATCGCACCTTGGCCATCGCGCGGCGGAACGAAATCTATCCTCACAAAGGCGTCTTCGTCGCGGTCGCTGGGCCGTGTTTGGAAACGAGAGCGGAATATCGCTATCTGCGAATGATTGGTGCCGATGTCGTCGGGATGAGTACGGTGCCCGAAACGATCGTCGCCGTGCATGCCGGATTGAAAGTGGTCGGGCTAAGCGTGATCACCGACATGTGTTTGCCTGATGCGTTGAAGCCCGTGGATGTGGCGGAGATCATCGCAACCGCCAACGAAGCGGAACCCAAACTGCGAACCATCGTTCGTGGCATCGTGCAGGAGTGCGGCGAAGTACGGATCGCCTGA
- the coaE gene encoding dephospho-CoA kinase (Dephospho-CoA kinase (CoaE) performs the final step in coenzyme A biosynthesis.) has protein sequence MTDGELPEPRPPIIGVIGPPCSGKSTVAKHLQSRGGEWINADLIAKQQLDRPDVIQELTERLGSSIVTDDGTISKKHLADLVFGDDADSFARLRVLESVVHPRTRRAIHDRIAEAARKERPFVILDIPLLIESGYQSICDEVWCMEISAEHHQRLLAERGWDDSELQRRAARQLPWKEKAAASTRVLRNEGTLADLKASVDVCLHETLNRD, from the coding sequence ATGACCGACGGCGAATTGCCTGAACCCCGCCCGCCAATCATCGGTGTCATCGGTCCGCCGTGCAGTGGGAAATCAACGGTCGCGAAACACCTACAATCTCGTGGTGGCGAGTGGATCAATGCGGACTTGATTGCAAAGCAACAATTGGATCGTCCCGACGTGATCCAAGAACTGACCGAACGTTTGGGATCTTCGATCGTCACAGATGACGGGACGATCTCGAAGAAGCATTTGGCGGATTTGGTCTTCGGCGATGATGCGGACTCGTTCGCCCGATTGCGAGTGTTGGAAAGCGTCGTCCACCCGCGAACTCGTAGGGCAATCCACGACCGAATTGCCGAGGCAGCGAGGAAGGAACGACCGTTCGTGATCCTGGACATTCCGTTGTTGATCGAGAGTGGCTACCAAAGCATTTGCGATGAAGTTTGGTGCATGGAGATCTCTGCCGAGCACCATCAAAGACTGCTGGCGGAACGCGGTTGGGACGATTCTGAACTGCAACGCCGTGCCGCTCGCCAATTGCCATGGAAAGAGAAAGCAGCAGCCAGCACGCGAGTGCTTCGCAACGAAGGCACGCTGGCTGATCTGAAAGCGTCGGTTGACGTGTGCCTGCACGAAACGCTGAATCGCGATTGA
- a CDS encoding glycine zipper domain-containing protein, protein MNYQPKFGCRVVAVGAALVASALFTPQTAFAQANTQRGATLGGITGAIAGAIIGDNNNEAGAGAAIGGAVGAVAGGLLGNAKDKELQAQQYYSRPSHYTQTVAPQPSASPLVPTGSVSFNDVVAMCRSGVSESVVLNQIASRGVQRRPVVSDIISLHQQGVSEVVISAMQNAPVGDQVVVSQPTVVETPVYVPAPRVHVYPAPVYRSRPVYHAPPRYGRSSGFHFHYGH, encoded by the coding sequence ATGAACTATCAACCCAAATTTGGCTGTCGCGTTGTTGCTGTTGGTGCCGCCTTGGTTGCCTCTGCACTCTTCACGCCTCAAACCGCTTTCGCACAGGCCAACACGCAGCGCGGAGCGACCTTGGGCGGGATCACGGGTGCCATCGCCGGAGCCATCATCGGCGACAATAATAATGAAGCCGGCGCCGGAGCGGCGATCGGTGGCGCCGTCGGAGCCGTTGCTGGCGGATTGCTGGGCAACGCGAAAGACAAAGAGTTGCAGGCTCAGCAGTATTACTCGCGGCCGAGCCATTACACACAAACCGTTGCCCCCCAACCTTCCGCATCACCTCTGGTGCCCACCGGATCCGTCTCGTTCAACGATGTTGTCGCCATGTGCCGCAGCGGTGTCAGCGAGAGTGTGGTCTTGAATCAAATCGCTTCCCGAGGTGTTCAGCGTCGCCCCGTGGTTTCCGACATCATCTCGCTGCATCAACAAGGCGTCAGCGAAGTTGTGATTTCAGCGATGCAGAACGCTCCGGTCGGTGACCAAGTCGTCGTCTCGCAACCCACGGTGGTCGAAACACCGGTCTATGTGCCCGCACCCCGCGTTCATGTTTACCCAGCCCCTGTGTATCGGTCTCGGCCGGTTTACCACGCTCCGCCACGCTACGGACGCAGCAGTGGTTTTCATTTCCACTACGGTCATTGA
- a CDS encoding DUF937 domain-containing protein encodes MLEQVGRQMTPDRISTLSRSLGADEDSVRNAISAALPTLLGAVARQADDPNQTAQLHHALERDHDGSLLDHLGGLLGSGDATEHSGVTSKTTAGGAILDHILGSKKERVEHGVSAASGLSTGQSTKLMMMLAPVLMGVLGQQRKSKGLSPDGLGEMLRQEKASVQQSAAGGSMLGRILDQDGDGDFDMMDVVKFGMGRLFGRK; translated from the coding sequence TTGCTGGAACAAGTTGGCCGTCAAATGACGCCCGACCGTATCTCTACTTTGAGTCGATCGCTTGGTGCCGACGAAGACTCGGTTCGAAACGCGATCAGCGCCGCTCTGCCAACGTTGTTGGGGGCGGTTGCTCGTCAGGCTGATGATCCCAATCAAACCGCTCAACTGCATCACGCTTTGGAGCGGGATCATGATGGTTCGTTGTTGGATCATCTTGGTGGATTGCTCGGATCAGGCGATGCGACCGAGCATTCGGGTGTGACCTCCAAGACGACGGCTGGTGGAGCGATCTTGGATCACATTCTCGGCAGCAAGAAAGAACGCGTTGAGCACGGCGTCAGTGCAGCCAGCGGTCTATCCACGGGCCAATCGACCAAGCTGATGATGATGTTGGCGCCCGTGTTGATGGGCGTGTTGGGCCAGCAACGAAAGTCGAAAGGATTGAGCCCAGACGGCTTGGGAGAAATGTTGCGTCAAGAAAAAGCGTCGGTGCAGCAATCAGCGGCGGGTGGCAGCATGCTGGGCCGGATCCTGGATCAAGACGGCGATGGCGACTTTGACATGATGGACGTGGTCAAGTTCGGGATGGGACGTTTGTTTGGACGCAAATGA
- a CDS encoding ATP-binding protein: MSSSPSQTSSTPSPEIFEKLATFYLGREYDLAAGKALDDLLLYDAKDLCTHAMCVGMTGSGKTGLCLSLLEEAAIDGIPAICIDPKGDLANLMLSFPDMKPEDFLPWLEQGEATRKGMTLPEFAEKTAETWKNGLASWGQTPDRVAKFKEAADVAIYTPGSNNGIALTVLKSFDAPPEEVISDTDAMRERVTGAASGLLTLLGMEADPLLSREHILISSILDHCWREGRGVSIGDLIGLISSPPITRVGVLDLDTFMPPSERAKLAMTLNNLLASPAFSSWLEGESLSIKNLLYTPEGKPKLSILSIAHLGDQERMFFVTILLNEILAWMRTQSGTSSLRAMLYMDEVAGYFPPVANPPSKPPMLTLLKQARAFGLGVTLATQNPVDLDYKGLSNIGTWFLGRLQTERDKARVLEGLEGAAAQSGKPFNKSEMEQLLASLGSRVFLMNNVHDDAPTVFQTRWAMSFLAGPLARDQIATLMEDRKKQLAEAQTGKQESVAEEHTSPSRPVLPTGIGEAFLVPSRYVSGEGRRVYRAALLGEGSMHFVRSSAGVDQWIDARRILRCGQGVPEDIWESSETLDPDAEWVADPEEGFDFTDLPDELRGASKLKSIQKQLKDYLYRHHPMELYKSPALNAYAPPGVNEVEARLHFQQAAREERDLQTEKLRDKYASKMKSLEGKIRTAEDRIAREEAQYESARMSSILSIGTSILSAFMGRKLASRTNVSKVSTAARGASRAAQQRSDVKRAESALEQLQIDMQELEDELRHEIDQLGQEFDIEKLELETITIPPRKSDLKIGAPVILWTPWQVDSTGEATALFQ, from the coding sequence ATGTCCTCTTCTCCGTCCCAGACGTCATCCACCCCATCGCCAGAAATTTTTGAAAAGCTGGCGACGTTTTATCTCGGCCGCGAATACGACCTGGCCGCGGGCAAAGCCCTCGATGATTTGTTGCTGTACGACGCGAAAGATTTGTGTACGCACGCGATGTGCGTGGGAATGACGGGCAGCGGGAAAACAGGTCTCTGTTTGTCGCTTTTGGAAGAAGCCGCCATCGATGGCATCCCGGCGATCTGCATCGATCCCAAAGGCGATTTGGCCAACTTGATGCTCAGCTTCCCCGACATGAAGCCGGAGGATTTTCTTCCTTGGCTGGAGCAAGGCGAAGCGACCCGCAAAGGCATGACCCTGCCGGAATTCGCGGAGAAGACGGCGGAAACCTGGAAAAACGGATTGGCGTCCTGGGGACAGACCCCTGATCGAGTCGCGAAATTCAAGGAAGCAGCCGACGTCGCGATCTACACCCCCGGAAGCAACAACGGGATCGCGTTGACGGTACTGAAAAGCTTCGATGCACCGCCGGAAGAGGTGATCAGCGACACCGATGCGATGCGAGAACGGGTCACCGGTGCCGCATCTGGATTGCTGACTTTGCTCGGGATGGAAGCCGATCCGCTGCTTTCGCGCGAACACATTCTGATCAGTTCGATTCTCGATCATTGCTGGCGTGAGGGTCGCGGGGTGAGCATCGGTGATTTGATTGGTTTGATCTCGTCACCGCCAATCACCCGAGTCGGTGTGCTGGACCTGGACACGTTCATGCCACCGAGTGAACGAGCCAAACTGGCGATGACACTCAACAACCTGTTGGCGTCACCCGCGTTTTCGTCTTGGCTGGAAGGCGAATCACTGTCCATCAAGAACTTGCTGTACACGCCGGAAGGCAAACCCAAACTTTCGATCCTTTCCATCGCTCACTTGGGCGACCAAGAACGCATGTTCTTCGTCACCATTTTGCTGAACGAGATCTTGGCGTGGATGCGAACCCAAAGCGGGACCAGTTCATTGCGAGCGATGTTGTACATGGACGAAGTCGCCGGCTACTTCCCTCCCGTGGCCAACCCGCCATCCAAACCGCCGATGTTGACGTTGCTCAAACAAGCCCGCGCGTTCGGATTGGGCGTCACACTCGCAACGCAAAACCCCGTCGACCTGGACTACAAAGGCTTGTCCAACATCGGCACCTGGTTCTTGGGTCGGTTACAAACCGAACGTGACAAGGCTCGTGTCTTGGAAGGCTTGGAAGGTGCCGCCGCACAATCCGGCAAACCTTTCAACAAATCCGAGATGGAACAACTGCTGGCGTCATTGGGCAGCCGCGTGTTCCTGATGAACAATGTTCATGACGACGCTCCGACGGTGTTTCAAACACGCTGGGCCATGTCCTTCCTGGCCGGACCGCTGGCACGCGATCAAATCGCGACGCTGATGGAAGATCGTAAAAAGCAGTTGGCGGAAGCTCAAACAGGCAAACAAGAATCGGTCGCCGAGGAGCACACATCCCCGAGTCGTCCGGTCTTGCCAACCGGAATCGGTGAAGCCTTCTTGGTTCCGTCGCGTTACGTCAGCGGCGAAGGACGACGAGTCTACCGGGCGGCACTTCTGGGCGAAGGATCCATGCACTTCGTCCGCAGCAGCGCGGGCGTGGATCAATGGATCGACGCTCGGCGAATTCTGCGTTGCGGGCAAGGCGTCCCGGAGGATATCTGGGAGTCCAGTGAAACGTTGGATCCCGACGCGGAATGGGTGGCGGATCCCGAAGAGGGTTTCGACTTCACCGACCTGCCCGATGAGCTTCGCGGTGCCAGCAAGCTGAAGTCCATTCAAAAGCAACTGAAAGACTATCTGTATCGCCATCACCCAATGGAGCTTTACAAGAGCCCGGCTTTGAATGCCTACGCGCCGCCGGGCGTCAATGAAGTCGAAGCCCGCTTGCATTTTCAGCAAGCCGCTCGCGAAGAACGCGACTTGCAAACCGAAAAGCTTCGTGACAAGTACGCTTCCAAGATGAAGTCGTTGGAAGGCAAGATTCGCACGGCGGAAGACCGCATCGCTCGGGAAGAAGCTCAATACGAGTCGGCCAGGATGTCGTCGATCCTGTCGATTGGCACATCGATCCTGAGTGCTTTCATGGGCCGCAAATTAGCCAGTCGCACCAACGTTTCGAAGGTTTCCACTGCTGCGCGCGGTGCGTCTCGAGCGGCTCAACAACGCAGCGACGTCAAGCGAGCGGAATCAGCACTTGAGCAACTGCAAATCGACATGCAGGAACTTGAAGACGAACTGCGGCATGAGATCGACCAATTGGGTCAGGAGTTCGACATCGAGAAACTTGAACTCGAAACGATCACCATCCCGCCTCGCAAAAGCGATCTGAAAATCGGTGCCCCGGTCATCCTTTGGACACCGTGGCAGGTCGACTCCACAGGCGAAGCCACCGCTTTGTTTCAGTAG